The following are encoded together in the Colius striatus isolate bColStr4 chromosome 5, bColStr4.1.hap1, whole genome shotgun sequence genome:
- the LOC104564066 gene encoding lanosterol 14-alpha demethylase codes for MEGGGSPLELVAVGNPLSLVLAASAFALSLGFLFQLGYRRHGGSGQGKYPPYISSSIPFLGHAIAFGKSPIEFLENAYDKYGPVFSFTMIGKTFTYLLGSDAAALLFNSKNEDLNAEDVYSRLTTPVFGKGVAYDVPNVVFLEQKKMLKTGLNIAQFKQHVSVIEEETKEYFKAWGESGEKNLFEALSELIILTASHCLHGKEIRSLLDEKVAQLYADLDGGFTHAAWLLPGWLPLPSFRRRDRAHREIKNIFYKVIQKRRKSEEKEDDMLQTLLDASYKDGRRLTDDEIAGMLIGLLLAGQHTSSTTSAWLGFFMARDKALQDQCYAEQKAVCGDDLPPLTYDQIKDLNLLDRCLKETLRLRPPIMTMMRMARTPQTVAGYNIPPGHQVCVSPTVNHRLRNSWKDALDFQPDRYLQDNLAAGEKFAYIPFGAGRHRCIGENFAYVQIKTIWSTLLRLYEFDLINDYFPTINYTTMIHTPNNPVIRYKRRSL; via the exons ATGGAGGGTGGCGGGTCCCCACTGGAGCTCGTGGCCGTCGGCAACCCCCTCTCCCTGGTGCTGGCCGCTTCCGCCTTCGCACTGAGCCTCGGCTTCTTGTTCCAGCTGGGCTACCGGCGACACGGCGGCTCCGGACAAGGG AAATATCCCCCTTATATTTCATCAAGCATCCCATTCCTTGGTCATGCTATTGCGTTTGGAAAAAGTCCCATTGAGTTTTTGGAAAATGCTTATGACAAG TATGGGCCTGTGTTCAGTTTCACTATGATTGGCAAGACATTCACATACTTACTGGGTAGTGATGCTGCTGCTCTACTCTTCAATAGTAAAAATGAAGATTTGAATGCAGAGGATGTGTACTCTAGATTAACTACACCAGTTTTTGGCAAGGGAGTTGCTTACGATGTCCCTAATGTg GTATTTTTAGAACAGAAGAAGATGCTCAAAACTGGGCTAAATATTGCCCAGTTCAAACAGCATGTATCTGTGattgaagaagaaacaaaagagtaCTTCAAAGCATGGGGagagagtggggaaaaaa aCCTGTTTGAAGCCCTTTCAGAACTCATCATTTTGACAGCAAGTCATTGCCTACATGGGAAGGAAATAAGGAGCTTGCTGGATGAGAAGGTGGCTCAGCTTTATGCAGACTTGGATGGAGGTTTTACCCATGCTGCCTGGCTTTTGCCGGGTTGGCTACCTCTGCCTAGCTTCAG ACGTCGAGATCGagcacacagagaaataaagaatattttctacAAGGTGATCCAGAAACGTCGAAAATCTGAGGAAAAGGAGGATGACATGCTCCAAACTCTACTTGATGCTTCATACAA GGACGGCCGGCGGCTGACAGATGATGAGATCGCGGGGATGCTCAttgggctgctgctggcggGGCAACACACCTCCTCTACCACCAGCGCCTGGCTCGGCTTCTTCATGGCCAGAGACAAAGCCCTGCAGGACCAGTGCTATGCAGAGCAAAAGGCAGTTTGTGGGGACGACTTGCCACCGTTAACTTACGATCAG ATCAAGGATCTCAATTTGCTGGATCGCTGCCTAAAAGAAACTTTAAGGCTTAGACCTCCTATAATGACCATGATGAGAATGGCCAGAACTCCCCAG ACTGTCGCTGGATACAATATTCCCCCTGGCCATCAGGTCTGTGTCTCTCCCACTGTTAATCACAGACTGAGGAACTCCTGGAAGGATGCTCTGGACTTCCAGCCTGACCGGTATCTCCAGGATAACCTGGCAGCGGGAGAGAAGTTTGCGTACATTCCCTTTGGTGCTG GCCGTCATCGCTGCATTGGAGAGAACTTTGCTTATGTTCAGATTAAGACGATTTGGTCTACTTTGCTTCGTTTGTATGAATTTGATCTCATCAATGACTATTTTCCAACTATAAATTATACAACAATGATACACACACCTAATAACCCTGTTATCAGATACAAGAGGAGGTCACTGTAG